The Thermanaerovibrio acidaminovorans DSM 6589 genome contains a region encoding:
- a CDS encoding zinc ribbon domain-containing protein — MLCSSCGYNNSSSARFCILCGSPLAAEGVKDPDPKVCPSCGELNEGHAMFCASCGADASTAPRRSAIAQEPEDLPIPEADDQGELPEDLGQEATLPEGPKADEPSAEEIDRILSGAPQVENFEDGDRLEAPDAAPELDQALTEASSAEAMEEMTPAQEGADASSGPEEVDPRQGSAAGVMDRIKGLLGGLRLPRPSMPNVRSLLPASPTTILIRIAALLALLALGVAIGAGAIFVLR, encoded by the coding sequence ATGCTTTGCAGTAGCTGCGGCTACAACAACTCCTCCAGCGCCAGGTTCTGCATCCTGTGCGGTTCCCCTCTGGCCGCGGAGGGGGTGAAGGACCCGGACCCCAAGGTCTGCCCAAGCTGCGGTGAGCTGAACGAGGGGCACGCCATGTTCTGCGCCTCCTGCGGCGCCGACGCATCCACCGCCCCCAGGAGATCCGCCATCGCCCAGGAACCGGAGGACCTCCCCATCCCGGAGGCCGACGATCAAGGTGAGCTACCGGAGGATCTGGGGCAGGAAGCGACCCTCCCGGAGGGCCCAAAGGCCGACGAGCCCTCCGCCGAGGAGATTGACAGGATCCTATCCGGTGCCCCGCAGGTGGAGAACTTTGAGGATGGCGACCGCCTGGAGGCGCCAGATGCCGCACCGGAACTGGATCAGGCCCTCACGGAGGCCTCATCGGCGGAGGCGATGGAGGAGATGACCCCGGCCCAGGAGGGGGCTGATGCATCCTCGGGCCCCGAGGAGGTGGATCCCCGTCAGGGGTCCGCCGCAGGGGTGATGGACAGGATAAAGGGGCTTCTTGGTGGGTTAAGGCTGCCAAGGCCTTCGATGCCCAACGTAAGGTCCCTGCTACCCGCCTCCCCCACCACGATCCTGATCCGCATCGCCGCGCTCTTGGCGCTCCTCGCCCTTGGGGTGGCCATAGGGGCCGGGGCCATATTCGTGCTGAGGTGA
- a CDS encoding peptidase M18 → MGEDRKDRRGYRSWDFLKGLGEDHLEGALGFMSRCKTEREAVRHLASALAQAGFGQDGQVTQRGTFVNLKGRAIGAYRPGRRPAREGVRIVASHGDSPRIDIKPKPLYEDKGLLMGDCHYYGGIKQYQWVNVPLELRGEVHLKDGTAVELDGSQFRLVIPDLAPHLDRNMDARKASETIKGEDLDVILGHRPGDSDVKGAVLGLLKDRYGFGEEDLVSADLALVPQGDAFLGGVDGSLLISYGLDDRICTYTSFEAFMGARDLEQGAVFLCLDREEIGSEGVGGAQGALIRLLLSYVLEAEGASGPFDLERALAASEAISADVTEAYNPMYKDAFDHNQLPVAGDGPAMMKFTGVKGKYDASESRGEFVARVRARLYGASVPWQVGSLGKVGTGGGGTVAKYLARYGMDVLDLGPAVISLHAPYEIMSAADVTATVAAYRAFYER, encoded by the coding sequence GTGGGAGAGGACAGGAAGGATAGGCGAGGCTACAGGAGCTGGGATTTTCTTAAGGGACTGGGGGAGGATCACTTGGAGGGGGCCCTTGGCTTCATGTCCCGCTGCAAGACCGAGCGGGAGGCGGTGAGGCATCTGGCCTCCGCCCTTGCCCAGGCGGGCTTCGGCCAGGATGGCCAGGTGACCCAGCGGGGCACCTTCGTAAACCTTAAGGGTCGGGCCATCGGCGCCTACAGGCCCGGCAGGCGTCCCGCTCGGGAGGGGGTCAGGATCGTGGCATCTCACGGGGACTCCCCCAGGATAGATATAAAGCCCAAGCCCCTCTACGAGGACAAGGGGCTCCTCATGGGGGACTGCCACTACTACGGGGGCATAAAGCAGTACCAGTGGGTCAACGTGCCCCTGGAGCTGAGGGGAGAGGTGCACCTCAAGGACGGCACGGCGGTGGAGCTGGACGGATCCCAGTTCCGGCTAGTGATCCCCGATCTGGCCCCCCATCTGGACAGGAACATGGACGCCCGCAAGGCCAGCGAGACCATAAAGGGGGAGGACCTGGACGTGATCCTGGGCCATCGTCCCGGGGATAGCGACGTCAAGGGGGCGGTGCTGGGGCTCCTCAAGGACCGTTACGGGTTCGGCGAGGAGGATCTGGTCTCCGCGGACCTGGCCCTGGTGCCTCAGGGGGACGCGTTTCTGGGGGGCGTGGACGGTTCGCTCCTCATATCCTACGGGCTGGACGATAGGATCTGCACCTACACCTCCTTCGAGGCCTTCATGGGGGCCCGGGACCTGGAGCAGGGGGCGGTCTTCCTGTGCCTGGATCGGGAGGAGATAGGTAGCGAGGGGGTAGGGGGTGCCCAGGGGGCGCTGATCCGGCTCCTCCTTTCCTACGTCCTGGAGGCGGAGGGGGCCTCGGGGCCCTTCGATCTGGAAAGGGCCCTGGCGGCGTCGGAGGCCATAAGCGCCGACGTGACCGAGGCCTACAACCCCATGTACAAGGACGCCTTCGACCATAACCAGTTGCCGGTGGCGGGGGACGGGCCCGCCATGATGAAGTTCACCGGCGTGAAGGGCAAGTACGACGCCAGCGAGAGCCGGGGGGAGTTCGTGGCCCGGGTCCGCGCCAGGCTGTACGGAGCCTCGGTGCCCTGGCAGGTGGGGAGCCTTGGCAAGGTGGGAACCGGTGGAGGCGGCACGGTGGCCAAGTACCTGGCCCGGTACGGCATGGACGTGCTGGACCTGGGGCCCGCAGTCATCTCCCTGCACGCCCCCTATGAGATAATGAGCGCCGCGGACGTGACCGCCACGGTGGCGGCCTACCGGGCGTTCTACGAGAGGTGA
- a CDS encoding alpha/beta fold hydrolase: MLILKDVQLHYEVHGSEGPPLLMIAGLASDVSSWQSVLPELSKRFRVILVDNRGVGRSKPEDPEISIGLMADDCAALIDHLGYGPVHVLGHSMGGMVAMDLAIRHPQKARSLVLAATGDRVSGRNAMLFSDLADRYDRGGDLSDFYRTILYWILSPPFFEDRGMVDEAVDYLLAYPYKQSPRSFRGQVEAITSFRGLDLGRIQCPTLVLAGERDLLFPLEEARDLARRLRGAQIRVLAGAAHSVHEERPAEFVAAVEGFIKGVDR, from the coding sequence ATGCTCATCCTGAAGGACGTTCAGCTCCACTACGAGGTCCACGGCTCCGAGGGGCCACCGTTGCTCATGATCGCCGGGCTCGCCTCCGACGTCTCCAGCTGGCAGTCGGTGTTGCCGGAGCTCTCCAAGCGCTTCCGGGTCATCCTGGTGGACAACCGGGGGGTGGGCAGATCCAAGCCGGAGGACCCGGAGATATCCATAGGCCTCATGGCGGACGATTGCGCCGCCCTCATAGACCACCTGGGCTATGGACCGGTGCACGTGTTGGGCCACTCCATGGGGGGCATGGTGGCCATGGACCTGGCCATCCGGCATCCCCAGAAGGCGAGGAGCCTGGTGCTGGCCGCCACCGGGGATCGGGTATCGGGGCGCAACGCCATGCTCTTCTCGGACCTGGCGGACCGGTACGACCGAGGAGGGGACCTGTCGGACTTTTACCGGACCATCCTCTACTGGATCTTATCTCCTCCCTTCTTCGAGGACCGGGGGATGGTCGATGAGGCGGTGGACTACCTGTTGGCCTACCCGTATAAGCAGTCCCCCCGTTCATTCCGGGGACAGGTGGAGGCCATAACGTCCTTCCGGGGGCTGGACCTTGGGAGGATCCAGTGCCCCACCCTGGTTTTGGCGGGGGAGCGGGACCTGCTCTTCCCCCTGGAGGAGGCCAGGGATCTGGCCCGCCGGTTGAGGGGCGCCCAGATCCGGGTCCTGGCCGGGGCGGCCCACTCGGTCCACGAGGAGAGGCCCGCGGAGTTCGTGGCGGCAGTGGAGGGTTTCATCAAGGGGGTGGACAGGTGA
- a CDS encoding PIN domain-containing protein: MNIRKYIYVDYENLPGVQLESIDDAKIFIFLGENQKKIPAETIKRIQPMGDRVEWITISGVGRNALDFHIAYYLARNHKDPSACHYIVSMDAGYDPLIRHVATFGQRVKRIISLEDIKERPALREDLVPKYGKVKEILRKQDKSRRPKSRKTLASSIETLFQGQVSKEDVELMVEHLFRERFMEEKNRRITYLD, encoded by the coding sequence GTGAACATAAGGAAGTACATATACGTGGACTACGAGAACCTGCCGGGCGTCCAGCTGGAGAGCATAGACGACGCCAAGATCTTCATCTTTCTCGGGGAGAACCAGAAGAAGATCCCAGCGGAGACCATAAAGAGGATCCAGCCCATGGGCGACCGGGTGGAGTGGATAACCATAAGCGGCGTGGGGCGCAACGCCTTGGATTTCCACATCGCCTACTACCTGGCCAGGAACCACAAGGACCCATCCGCCTGTCACTACATAGTCTCCATGGACGCGGGGTACGACCCGCTGATCAGACACGTGGCCACCTTCGGCCAGCGGGTCAAGCGGATAATAAGCCTGGAGGACATAAAGGAGAGGCCCGCCCTCCGAGAGGACCTGGTGCCCAAGTACGGCAAGGTGAAGGAGATCCTCAGGAAGCAGGACAAGTCCCGGCGGCCCAAGTCCAGGAAGACCCTGGCGTCCAGCATCGAGACCCTCTTCCAGGGGCAGGTAAGCAAGGAGGACGTGGAGCTAATGGTGGAGCACCTCTTCCGGGAGAGGTTCATGGAGGAGAAGAACCGGCGGATAACCTACCTTGACTGA
- a CDS encoding LemA family protein → MVLLIALGVLGVLLLWFLGIYNRFVKLRNMVDEAWSGVDVQLKRRWDLVGNLVETVKGYAAHEREIFEEVARLRNQLTSASSVSERAQVENGLTQTLRTLFAVAEAYPQLRASENFTELQRTLGELENDIQLARRYYNGTVRDYNIMVDAFPSLLVARMMGYGKRDFFQLEDPAERSAPRVSFS, encoded by the coding sequence ATGGTCCTTCTGATCGCATTGGGGGTTTTAGGGGTTCTGCTCCTGTGGTTCCTGGGAATATACAACCGCTTCGTCAAACTGAGGAACATGGTGGACGAGGCCTGGAGCGGGGTGGACGTGCAGCTCAAGAGGCGATGGGACCTGGTGGGCAACCTGGTGGAGACCGTCAAGGGCTACGCGGCCCACGAGCGGGAGATCTTCGAAGAGGTGGCCCGGCTGCGCAACCAACTCACGTCCGCCTCGTCGGTGAGCGAGCGGGCCCAGGTGGAGAACGGGCTTACCCAGACGCTGAGGACCCTTTTCGCCGTGGCAGAGGCTTATCCCCAGCTTCGGGCGTCGGAGAACTTCACGGAGCTCCAGCGAACGCTGGGGGAGCTGGAGAACGACATCCAGCTGGCCCGGCGGTACTACAACGGCACCGTCAGGGACTACAACATCATGGTGGACGCATTCCCGAGCCTCCTGGTGGCCCGGATGATGGGCTACGGCAAGAGGGACTTCTTCCAGCTGGAGGATCCGGCGGAGAGGAGCGCCCCCAGGGTGAGCTTCAGCTGA
- a CDS encoding DUF2207 domain-containing protein: protein MRRSFGAMILGLALAAVLGFGSMAVASEAILSFGSLVRISEKGELTVTETIVVRAEGNLIRRGIYRDFPTTYRDREGRTVRVPFKVERVFRDGKPEAWHTEGVSNGVRVYIGSKDVILPPGRYRYDVTYRTARQVGFFDRHDEIYWNVTGNGWALPIASAACRIYLPKGGHFTKLDAFTGPMGSTGRDAKFKIDDDGSALFWTTKPLGPYEGLTVAAAFPKGIVRNVPPKVLGLTARLWRALSYALGALAVGFLFITWYRVGRDPERGTVIPRFYPPEGLSPPMARALIRMGFDHKCLACAIVDAAVKGFVTIDRAGRNYLITLKAEDMRSLPRELAVVLANLFTMGTKEISLVQGEHQRLRNALTALKGLAEDQLEGTYYRSNTLPWLGGVLLSLLSVGAIMASALDVQEGLGLFMGLWLTGWTVGIMVLGMNVIGAWRGFRSYRSFRSFFKALFLTLFFLPFLAGELFGIYILQSVLGPVPTGQIILLGTLCGVFKGLMKAPTREGRRLMDELEGFKMFLAITEKDRLDRLNPPEMSLQTFESYLPYAMALDVENRWSERFSQMAQEAASRGEVSHAYVPLWYHGNLMDLGRDFGESLSSGLASSIASASTPPGSSSGFGGGGSSGGGGGGGGGGGW, encoded by the coding sequence ATGAGGAGATCCTTCGGAGCGATGATCCTGGGGTTGGCCCTGGCGGCAGTTCTGGGTTTTGGGTCCATGGCGGTGGCGTCGGAGGCCATACTGAGCTTCGGCAGCCTTGTCAGGATATCCGAGAAGGGGGAGCTGACCGTCACGGAGACCATCGTGGTCCGGGCGGAGGGAAACCTGATAAGGCGCGGCATATACAGGGACTTCCCCACCACCTACCGGGATCGGGAGGGCAGGACCGTTCGGGTCCCCTTCAAGGTGGAGAGGGTGTTCCGGGACGGCAAGCCGGAGGCCTGGCACACCGAGGGGGTCAGCAACGGCGTGAGGGTCTACATAGGGTCCAAGGACGTGATCCTGCCGCCGGGACGGTACCGCTACGACGTGACCTACAGGACCGCAAGGCAGGTGGGCTTCTTCGATCGGCACGACGAGATCTACTGGAACGTGACTGGCAACGGCTGGGCCCTCCCCATAGCCTCCGCCGCCTGCAGGATATACCTGCCCAAGGGAGGCCACTTCACCAAGCTGGACGCCTTCACTGGCCCCATGGGGAGCACCGGCAGGGACGCCAAGTTCAAGATTGACGACGACGGTAGCGCCCTCTTCTGGACCACCAAGCCCCTGGGCCCCTACGAGGGGCTCACGGTGGCGGCCGCATTTCCCAAGGGGATCGTCCGCAACGTGCCCCCTAAGGTCCTTGGGCTCACCGCCCGGCTCTGGCGGGCCTTGAGCTACGCCCTAGGGGCCCTGGCGGTGGGTTTCCTCTTCATCACCTGGTACCGGGTGGGCAGGGATCCGGAAAGGGGGACCGTAATCCCCCGCTTCTACCCCCCGGAGGGGCTCTCCCCTCCAATGGCCAGGGCCCTGATACGGATGGGGTTCGATCACAAGTGTCTGGCCTGTGCCATCGTGGACGCGGCGGTCAAGGGGTTCGTGACCATCGACCGGGCGGGCAGGAACTACCTGATAACCCTAAAGGCGGAGGACATGAGGAGCCTGCCCAGGGAACTGGCGGTGGTGCTGGCCAACCTCTTCACCATGGGGACCAAGGAGATATCCCTGGTTCAGGGGGAGCACCAGCGGCTCAGGAACGCCCTAACCGCCCTGAAGGGTCTGGCGGAGGACCAGCTGGAGGGTACCTATTACAGGTCCAACACCCTTCCCTGGCTAGGGGGGGTCCTGCTCAGCCTTCTGTCCGTGGGAGCCATCATGGCGAGCGCCCTGGACGTCCAGGAGGGGCTTGGGCTCTTCATGGGACTCTGGCTAACCGGCTGGACCGTGGGGATCATGGTGCTGGGTATGAACGTGATCGGCGCCTGGAGGGGCTTCCGCAGCTACCGGTCCTTCAGGTCCTTTTTCAAGGCCCTGTTCCTGACGTTATTCTTCCTCCCATTCCTTGCAGGGGAGCTCTTCGGCATCTACATCCTGCAATCGGTGCTCGGGCCGGTACCCACCGGGCAGATCATCCTCCTTGGGACCCTGTGCGGGGTCTTCAAGGGGCTGATGAAGGCCCCCACCCGGGAGGGACGAAGGCTGATGGACGAGCTGGAGGGGTTCAAGATGTTCCTGGCCATAACCGAGAAGGACCGGCTGGATCGGCTCAACCCGCCGGAGATGAGCCTTCAGACCTTCGAGTCGTACCTTCCCTACGCCATGGCGCTGGACGTGGAGAACCGCTGGTCCGAGAGGTTCTCCCAGATGGCCCAGGAGGCGGCCAGCAGGGGTGAGGTATCCCACGCCTACGTTCCCCTCTGGTATCATGGGAACCTGATGGACCTGGGCAGGGACTTCGGGGAGTCCCTGTCCAGTGGCCTGGCGTCCTCCATCGCATCCGCCTCCACCCCGCCTGGGTCGTCCTCGGGCTTCGGGGGTGGGGGCTCATCCGGCGGAGGGGGAGGTGGCGGCGGCGGGGGTGGATGGTAG
- a CDS encoding LacI family DNA-binding transcriptional regulator, whose product MKDVAALAGVDKGTVSRVLNGDPRISAATAERVWEAVRALNYRPDKVASGLSRGTSGLVALVLANASAWWVGPLLEGMARSLGLKGRGILVLGQGWFRSIPEELASRRVDGAVWMGPVEGEVEVSFPLVCWGLDVGPHSVGFSLDRLQGSILEAVGPFRYVGYGWSPFSQLEGAADPSASAAVVDLASGPFPPGQVLGGDVVLCGPPPGVRGRLWVPFSPMEVGTALGRTLLLASRASARPLRVRLEARLEAQG is encoded by the coding sequence ATGAAGGACGTGGCGGCCCTGGCGGGGGTGGACAAGGGGACCGTCAGCCGGGTGCTGAACGGGGATCCGAGGATATCCGCCGCCACAGCCGAGAGGGTGTGGGAGGCGGTGAGGGCCCTCAACTATAGGCCCGACAAGGTGGCCAGCGGGCTATCCCGAGGCACCAGCGGGCTCGTGGCGCTGGTGCTGGCCAACGCTTCCGCCTGGTGGGTGGGGCCTCTCCTGGAGGGGATGGCCCGGTCTTTGGGATTGAAGGGCAGGGGGATCCTGGTATTGGGACAGGGCTGGTTTCGGTCGATCCCGGAGGAGCTGGCATCCCGCCGGGTGGACGGGGCGGTTTGGATGGGTCCCGTGGAGGGGGAGGTGGAGGTGTCGTTCCCGTTGGTGTGCTGGGGGCTGGATGTGGGGCCCCACTCGGTGGGTTTCTCGCTGGACCGGCTCCAAGGATCCATCCTGGAGGCGGTGGGCCCCTTCCGCTACGTGGGTTACGGCTGGAGCCCCTTCTCCCAGCTGGAGGGGGCGGCGGACCCCTCCGCCTCGGCGGCGGTGGTGGACCTGGCGTCCGGACCGTTTCCGCCGGGGCAGGTCCTGGGGGGAGATGTGGTCCTCTGCGGCCCCCCGCCGGGGGTGCGGGGGAGGCTGTGGGTTCCCTTCAGCCCCATGGAGGTGGGGACCGCGTTGGGCCGGACGCTTCTCCTGGCAAGCAGGGCTAGCGCCCGGCCCCTCCGGGTGAGGCTGGAGGCGAGGCTGGAGGCTCAAGGCTAG
- a CDS encoding V-type ATP synthase subunit B encodes MATAEFKGLNRITGPFIFMDPVPGVGYGELVEVTGADGSTRRGRVVLVSQKAITVQVFEGTQDLVPSSTSVRFLKRPLEMPLSRQVLGRTFNGIGEPIDGCGPVYGGKRVSVNGLPLNPVARRYPRNFIHTGISAIDTLTTLIRGQKLPIFSGNGLPHNRLAVQIATQSRIVGDESFAVCFAGIGIKHDDAAFFMRELSQRGRNANMVTFLNLADDPVIERIATPRMALTTAEYLAFELGMHVLVIITDMTNYCEALRELGVAAGEVPSRKGYPSYLYSDLASLYERAGVLKDRPGSVTQLPILTMPNDDITHPIPDLTGFITEGQIVLSRELNSKGIYPPIDVLTSLSRLMKDGIGKGYTREDHPNLASQLFASYSRVQDVRALASVVGEEELSPADKQSLTFGTAFEERFLRQGQEEDRDISESLDIGWEILKLLPRSELTRVTLTEINQRMK; translated from the coding sequence TTGGCTACCGCTGAATTCAAGGGTCTGAACCGGATAACCGGCCCGTTCATTTTCATGGACCCGGTGCCGGGGGTTGGCTACGGGGAGCTGGTGGAGGTGACTGGGGCGGACGGGTCCACCAGGCGCGGCCGGGTGGTGCTGGTGAGCCAGAAGGCCATCACGGTACAGGTCTTCGAGGGCACCCAGGACCTGGTCCCCTCCTCCACGTCGGTCCGGTTCCTCAAGCGACCCCTGGAGATGCCCCTGTCAAGACAGGTGCTGGGGAGGACCTTCAACGGCATCGGGGAGCCCATAGACGGCTGCGGACCCGTGTACGGCGGGAAGAGGGTGTCGGTCAACGGCCTCCCCCTCAACCCGGTGGCCCGGAGGTACCCCAGGAACTTCATCCACACCGGCATATCCGCCATAGACACCCTGACGACCCTGATAAGGGGCCAGAAGCTGCCCATCTTCTCCGGCAACGGGCTCCCCCACAACCGTCTGGCGGTCCAGATAGCAACCCAGTCCAGGATTGTGGGGGACGAGAGCTTCGCGGTGTGCTTCGCCGGCATAGGCATAAAGCACGACGACGCGGCCTTCTTCATGAGGGAGCTGTCCCAGCGGGGCAGAAACGCCAACATGGTTACGTTCCTCAACCTGGCGGACGATCCGGTCATCGAACGGATAGCCACCCCCAGGATGGCGCTGACCACCGCAGAGTACCTGGCCTTCGAGCTGGGGATGCACGTGCTGGTGATAATAACCGACATGACCAACTACTGCGAGGCCCTGAGGGAGCTAGGGGTGGCCGCCGGGGAGGTTCCCAGCCGAAAGGGGTACCCCTCGTACCTCTACAGCGACCTGGCGAGCCTCTACGAGCGGGCGGGGGTGCTCAAGGACAGGCCCGGCAGCGTTACCCAGCTGCCCATCCTTACCATGCCCAATGACGACATCACCCACCCGATCCCGGACCTAACGGGCTTCATAACCGAGGGACAGATAGTGCTCTCCCGGGAGCTTAACTCCAAGGGCATATACCCCCCCATAGACGTGCTGACCAGCCTGTCCAGGCTGATGAAGGACGGCATAGGCAAGGGGTACACCCGGGAGGACCACCCAAACCTGGCGAGCCAGCTCTTCGCATCCTACAGCCGGGTCCAGGACGTGAGGGCCCTGGCGTCGGTGGTTGGGGAGGAGGAGCTCTCCCCGGCGGACAAGCAGTCCCTAACCTTCGGCACCGCCTTCGAGGAGAGGTTCCTTCGCCAGGGACAGGAGGAGGACCGGGACATATCCGAGTCGCTGGACATAGGCTGGGAGATCCTTAAGCTTCTGCCCCGATCGGAGCTGACCCGGGTCACACTGACGGAGATAAACCAGAGGATGAAGTAG